A single Triticum dicoccoides isolate Atlit2015 ecotype Zavitan chromosome 2A, WEW_v2.0, whole genome shotgun sequence DNA region contains:
- the LOC119352296 gene encoding CBL-interacting protein kinase 22-like, whose product MGPEDSPAAAESYSKVLQGRYELGRVLGRGGSSKVYRARDIRTGVSVAVKAVRKPHHPCSPEKAAAARRSVERELAALRRVQGHPHVMRLLDVLASRSTVYLVLELARGGTLLSAMDERGRFDEPTARRLFVQLVSALAHVHSRGVFHRDVKPENLLLDEHGDLKLTDFGLCVLADRHLGADGLAATRCGSPAYVAPEILYKKRYDAGGVDVWSSGVALFSLTAGYLPFNDGNLMGMYRKIFSGRFRCPRWFSPELRSLIGRMLDPDADTRINIGEIMEHPWVQQDGTSSFDIIRAPSSDPSPEVMKWEAEMEQVRELNAFDIIALASGCDLSGLFGPLPDRVRFAVEGVDIGLVLDKAEEIGREEGFAMRRKEEVGCGGIMFEAIQREIIALVRVSRLLEEMVMVEVERASSCEAPELWERLQLGLKFSNN is encoded by the coding sequence ATGGGGCCGGAAGATTCACCGGCCGCTGCGGAGAGCTACTCCAAGGTCCTGCAGGGCCGGTACGAGCTTGGCCGCGTGCTCGGCCGGGGTGGATCGTCCAAAGTCTACCGCGCGCGCGACATCCGCACcggcgtctccgtcgccgtcaaggcCGTCCGGAAGCCGCACCACCCGTGCTCTCCCGAGAAGGCCGCCGCGGCGCGCCGATCCGTGGAGCGGGAGCTCGCCGCGCTCCGCCGCGTGCAGGGCCACCCGCACGTCATGCGCCTCCTGGACGTCCTGGCATCCCGCTCCACCGTCTACCTCGTGCTCGAGCTCGCCCGCGGCGGCACCCTCCTGTCCGCGATGGACGAACGGGGCCGTTTCGACGAGCCCACGGCGCGCCGCCTGTTCGTCCAGCTCGTCTCCGCGCTGGCGCACGTGCACTCTCGTGGGGTGTTCCACCGCGACGTGAAGCCGGAGAACCTGCTGCTGGACGAGCACGGCGACCTGAAGCTCACGGACTTCGGGCTGTGCGTCCTCGCCGACCGGCATCTCGGCGCCGACGGGCTCGCGGCCACGCGCTGCGGGTCCCCGGCCTACGTCGCGCCGGAGATCCTGTACAAGAAGCGGTACGACGCCGGCGGAGTGGACGTGTGGTCCTCGGGCGTGGCGCTCTTCTCGCTCACGGCCGGCTACCTGCCGTTCAACGACGGCAACCTCATGGGCATGTACCGCAAGATCTTCTCCGGCAGATTTCGGTGCCCCAGGTGGTTCTCGCCGGAGCTGCGCAGTCTCATCGGCCGGATGCTGGACCCAGACGCCGACACGCGCATCAATATAGGTGAGATCATGGAGCACCCTTGGGTACAACAAGATGGGACGTCGTCGTTTGACATCATCCGAGCTCCTTCCTCTGATCCTAGCCCGGAGGTGATGAAATGGGAGGCGGAAATGGAGCAAGTAAGGGAGCTGAACGCGTTCGACATAATCGCGTTGGCGTCGGGATGCGATCTGAGCGGGTTGTTTGGGCCATTGCCGGACCGGGTTCGGTTTGCTGTAGAAGGTGTGGACATTGGGTTGGTGCTGGATAAGGCTGAGGAGATTGGGCGCGAGGAGGGGTTTGCCATGAGGAGGAAGGAAGAAGTAGGGTGTGGTGGGATCATGTTTGAGGCGATCCAAAGGGAGATAATCGCCCTGGTGAGGGTTAGTCGATTGTTAGAGGAAATGGTGATGGTTGAGGTGGAAAGAGCTAGCTCATGTGAGGCACCTGAACTGTGGGAGAGGCTTCAGTTAGGTCTTAAATTCTCAAATAATTGA